A single window of Psychromonas ingrahamii 37 DNA harbors:
- a CDS encoding ABC transporter substrate-binding protein — protein MSKFLIAGALALISGNAAAACPSIAGADAGGTYPHLFEKTEFESLHGCQMKFNANPDITALNSRIAGNPALPSLVQRLPQEPLVIAPYQTIGQYGGVLKGISKATEAGTSDLLSVRHVNLVRFSDDLSTVVPNVAKSWEWNSDFTVLKVNLRKGHKWSDGSPFTAEDIAFWYNNMLMDSNIIEKPKERFLSGGKAVKVDVLNKTTVQFTMNAPSPGFLDNFAQDYAQPFQPKHLLAQFHPDFNKDADKKAQELGFENGYELINFYYGQSDWKDIPTPLLKDKAASDRLVNAGLTAIMPTLESHVVIDESLEGRRLVANPYFFQVDTAGNQLPYINEIKEVFIGDEDIQTAKLIAGEVDYKAQAVNLPQTPVLLENKELGQYEIALRPTIAQTTFAFNLTDKDEEKRAVFNDINFRRAMSVAMNRKQINESAYFGLGTPMQYTGFDADTTPFITKKLQQSWTQFDPKMAAKLLDKAGVVDQDNDGLRDLPSGKKFELDIQYSTQGTPTELAEIVANNWTNAGIKTTIKEVTSDEYRNSQTANDLSVLSWVMGRPLSNIASNTETLVPPYGGFFDLRTGMLWSQYINTEGAEGIAPPATVAKMQKLAARFVTLKAGTPESNKLGLEIATRVVDDLFIIGTVKAVSPVYYSRALGNFEVPKTSSYEFYRMYPYLPTQWFLSK, from the coding sequence ATGTCTAAATTTCTGATTGCTGGTGCGCTAGCACTGATATCAGGTAATGCAGCGGCCGCGTGCCCGTCTATCGCTGGTGCTGATGCGGGTGGTACTTATCCGCATCTATTTGAAAAAACTGAATTTGAAAGTCTGCATGGCTGCCAAATGAAGTTTAATGCAAACCCGGATATAACCGCACTTAATAGCCGTATTGCGGGTAATCCAGCACTACCTTCATTAGTACAACGTTTACCACAAGAGCCCTTGGTGATTGCTCCCTATCAGACTATTGGTCAGTATGGCGGTGTGTTAAAAGGAATTTCAAAAGCGACTGAAGCAGGCACTTCTGATCTGTTGTCGGTACGTCATGTGAATCTGGTCCGTTTTAGTGATGACTTATCCACAGTCGTGCCCAACGTAGCTAAATCTTGGGAATGGAACAGCGATTTTACTGTCCTTAAGGTTAATCTTCGTAAAGGCCATAAGTGGTCAGACGGTAGTCCCTTCACTGCTGAAGATATTGCTTTCTGGTACAACAATATGCTGATGGACAGCAATATTATTGAAAAACCAAAAGAGCGCTTTTTGTCTGGCGGTAAAGCGGTCAAAGTTGATGTGCTGAATAAAACCACAGTGCAGTTCACCATGAACGCACCTTCACCGGGCTTTCTGGATAACTTTGCTCAAGATTATGCCCAGCCGTTTCAACCTAAGCACCTGCTGGCTCAGTTTCACCCTGATTTTAATAAAGACGCCGATAAAAAAGCCCAAGAATTGGGTTTTGAGAATGGCTATGAGCTGATTAATTTTTACTATGGCCAGTCTGACTGGAAAGATATTCCCACTCCTTTACTAAAAGATAAAGCGGCTTCGGATCGATTGGTTAATGCGGGTTTAACAGCCATTATGCCGACGCTTGAATCTCATGTAGTGATCGATGAGTCTCTTGAAGGTCGCCGTCTGGTCGCTAATCCATACTTCTTTCAGGTAGATACTGCGGGTAATCAACTGCCTTATATTAACGAAATCAAAGAAGTTTTTATTGGTGATGAAGATATTCAAACCGCTAAGTTAATTGCCGGTGAAGTGGACTATAAAGCGCAGGCGGTTAACCTGCCTCAGACGCCTGTCCTACTGGAAAATAAAGAGCTGGGACAATATGAGATAGCGTTGCGTCCAACCATAGCGCAAACAACTTTTGCCTTCAATCTGACTGACAAAGACGAAGAGAAGCGTGCGGTATTTAACGATATCAACTTCCGCCGCGCTATGTCAGTCGCCATGAACCGTAAACAGATCAACGAGAGTGCTTACTTCGGATTGGGTACACCCATGCAGTACACGGGTTTTGATGCTGATACTACGCCCTTTATAACGAAGAAACTGCAGCAGAGCTGGACTCAGTTTGATCCAAAAATGGCCGCTAAATTGCTTGATAAAGCAGGTGTTGTAGATCAAGACAATGACGGTTTACGGGATTTACCTTCGGGCAAAAAGTTTGAGTTAGACATTCAATACTCTACTCAGGGAACCCCGACTGAACTGGCTGAAATCGTCGCTAATAATTGGACCAATGCGGGTATAAAAACCACCATTAAAGAAGTGACTTCAGATGAGTACCGTAACTCGCAGACGGCTAACGACCTGAGCGTGCTTAGCTGGGTGATGGGTCGTCCGCTGTCAAATATTGCAAGTAATACCGAAACACTGGTTCCGCCCTATGGTGGTTTCTTCGATCTGCGCACCGGTATGCTGTGGTCACAGTATATTAACACTGAGGGTGCTGAAGGTATCGCGCCGCCGGCAACCGTTGCAAAAATGCAGAAATTGGCTGCTCGCTTCGTGACACTGAAAGCCGGTACACCGGAGTCTAATAAACTGGGTCTAGAGATTGCCACACGTGTGGTTGATGATCTGTTCATTATCGGGACAGTAAAAGCGGTCTCTCCGGTTTATTACAGCCGCGCTCTGGGTAACTTTGAAGTTCCTAAGACCTCTTCATACGAGTTCTATCGTATGTATCCCTACCTTCCTACTCAGTGGTTTTTGAGTAAATAA
- a CDS encoding HAD family hydrolase, translated as MALAIFDLDETLVCGDSCSLFCQFMQAEGLVGPEFVERDKRMMGLYNAEKLVLDDYIEFFIEPLSHLSITAIDGIMPRFVEQYIAPRIYAEAQQVLKSQAAQGKRLLIISATAEFIVSAVARYLGVADVLAIRLSSKEGYYTGKIEGVPTFRQGKVTRLHNWLIEQNENLIDAQFYSDSINDLPLLALVDYPIATNPDTQLTQIAAQRHWPVLNWSAFNPLIAQTSISAPQPNKLFNEQSVRHFTPKEITHV; from the coding sequence ATGGCGTTGGCTATTTTTGATCTGGATGAAACCTTAGTTTGCGGTGACAGTTGCTCTCTTTTTTGCCAGTTTATGCAGGCTGAAGGTCTGGTTGGCCCTGAGTTTGTTGAACGTGACAAGCGCATGATGGGTTTATACAACGCTGAAAAATTGGTGCTCGATGATTATATTGAATTTTTTATTGAGCCACTGAGCCATTTAAGCATCACAGCTATTGACGGAATAATGCCACGTTTTGTTGAGCAGTATATTGCTCCGCGAATTTATGCCGAAGCCCAGCAGGTTTTGAAGAGTCAAGCCGCACAGGGAAAGCGCTTACTGATTATTTCAGCCACAGCTGAATTCATTGTCAGTGCGGTTGCACGATACTTAGGCGTAGCCGATGTTTTAGCTATTCGTCTCTCCAGTAAAGAGGGATATTACACAGGTAAAATAGAAGGCGTACCAACCTTTAGACAAGGCAAGGTTACCCGCTTGCATAATTGGTTAATCGAGCAAAATGAAAACCTGATCGATGCCCAGTTTTACAGTGACTCTATTAATGATCTTCCCCTGCTAGCCTTGGTTGATTACCCCATTGCAACCAATCCTGATACGCAACTGACACAGATTGCAGCGCAGCGACATTGGCCTGTTCTGAACTGGTCTGCTTTTAATCCGTTAATTGCACAAACCAGCATCTCTGCACCTCAACCTAATAAATTATTTAACGAACAATCTGTTCGACATTTTACCCCTAAGGAAATAACTCATGTCTAA
- a CDS encoding alkaline phosphatase family protein — protein MSNKVILVVLDGLAYSTAEQCMGFLHALKEQGTATLYKLQCELPSMSRPLYETILTATRPAESGIVHNNVVRNSTQSSIFSLARKNNLTTAAAAYHWFSELYNIAPFDAVRDRFTEAPEQLIQYGCFYNENHYPDCHLYLDAEWLRRKYDPDFLLVHPMNIDDAGHRAGLDSAHYRNTARHSDLSLSYHLPEWIAAGYQILITADHGMNSDKSHGGTLSEERDIPLFVIGDRFSHQAECLPLQTDLCGVVCDLLGIQDHAKPVTEGLLCQAPDENLTYQGAA, from the coding sequence ATGTCGAATAAAGTAATACTGGTCGTTCTAGATGGCCTTGCATATAGCACGGCTGAGCAATGTATGGGCTTTTTGCATGCCTTAAAAGAACAAGGGACAGCGACACTGTATAAATTACAGTGTGAGCTTCCATCAATGTCCCGCCCGCTGTATGAAACTATCCTTACTGCTACAAGGCCTGCTGAAAGCGGTATTGTTCATAACAATGTGGTACGTAACTCTACCCAAAGCAGTATCTTTAGTTTGGCTCGGAAAAATAATTTAACCACGGCTGCAGCGGCTTATCACTGGTTTAGTGAACTGTACAATATAGCGCCCTTTGATGCTGTCAGGGATCGTTTTACCGAAGCACCTGAGCAATTAATCCAATACGGCTGTTTTTATAATGAAAACCATTATCCCGATTGCCATTTATACCTCGATGCTGAATGGTTACGCCGTAAATACGATCCGGATTTCCTGTTAGTGCATCCTATGAATATTGATGATGCGGGTCACCGTGCCGGGCTTGATAGTGCGCATTATCGTAATACCGCCCGTCACTCGGATCTGTCGTTGTCTTATCATCTGCCTGAATGGATAGCAGCCGGATATCAGATTCTGATTACTGCGGATCATGGCATGAACAGTGATAAAAGCCATGGTGGCACCTTATCGGAAGAACGCGACATTCCTTTGTTCGTGATTGGCGATCGTTTTTCCCATCAAGCTGAATGCCTGCCTCTGCAAACTGACCTCTGCGGCGTGGTGTGTGATCTGCTGGGAATACAAGATCACGCAAAACCCGTAACGGAAGGTCTGTTATGTCAAGCGCCAGATGAAAATCTCACTTATCAGGGTGCTGCCTAA
- a CDS encoding ABC transporter permease, translated as MIADFFTSTWLLWVLLSVAGFLFWRSRSSKYFLYVFNRYLLALMTLLIVSGIVFSLMEVLPGDCAEKYIAYKSSQGEMITQADIAAERSRMGLDRSLIVRWSSWITDLTLRGDLGFSCAKRQSVNIALGDRFWMSFGFCIAGLLFAYLIAVPFGILSAYMINKPWLDKNPKYNKKQRWINSIGLSFNKVLDLKLRMISYLGLALPNFLLALSIILLYVFAGEPVPTGLFSDQWSAEPWFAVSGFQYGKLTDFLSHIWLPIFVIGWAATALQLQTVRALVVDESNKLYVDAARARGVDGMSLWVGYPVRHSISPLFNSIGFDFQRIFNDLPIVAIVIGMTDSAALLIEALAMTNDQEMAAAILFLVALVVISMNFITDIVLAAVDPRVRNSVLG; from the coding sequence ATGATTGCCGATTTTTTTACCAGCACCTGGTTGTTATGGGTTCTGCTCAGTGTGGCAGGCTTTCTGTTTTGGCGTAGCCGCAGCAGTAAGTATTTTCTTTATGTGTTTAACCGTTACCTGTTGGCGTTGATGACCCTGCTAATAGTAAGCGGTATTGTTTTTTCACTGATGGAAGTCTTACCCGGTGATTGTGCTGAAAAGTATATTGCTTATAAAAGCTCTCAAGGGGAAATGATTACTCAGGCAGATATTGCGGCTGAAAGATCACGGATGGGGCTGGATCGTTCATTGATTGTTCGCTGGAGCAGCTGGATCACTGATCTGACCCTGCGAGGAGATTTGGGTTTTAGTTGTGCTAAGCGTCAGTCGGTTAATATTGCCCTGGGTGATCGCTTCTGGATGAGCTTTGGTTTCTGTATTGCGGGATTACTTTTTGCCTATTTGATTGCCGTACCCTTCGGTATTCTTTCAGCTTATATGATTAATAAACCCTGGCTGGATAAAAATCCAAAGTATAACAAAAAACAGCGCTGGATTAACTCTATCGGTTTGAGTTTTAACAAAGTGCTGGATCTTAAACTGCGCATGATTAGTTATCTCGGGCTGGCATTACCGAATTTCTTATTAGCCTTGAGCATTATTTTGCTTTACGTCTTTGCAGGTGAACCTGTGCCGACCGGTTTATTTTCCGATCAGTGGAGTGCTGAACCCTGGTTTGCTGTGAGTGGTTTTCAGTACGGCAAGCTGACGGATTTTCTGAGTCATATATGGTTGCCTATCTTTGTAATCGGCTGGGCTGCTACTGCATTGCAGTTACAAACAGTGCGGGCGCTGGTGGTCGATGAATCTAATAAACTTTATGTTGATGCGGCGCGTGCGCGTGGTGTTGATGGTATGAGCCTATGGGTGGGTTATCCCGTTCGCCATTCAATTAGCCCGTTATTTAACAGTATCGGTTTTGATTTTCAGCGGATATTTAATGATCTGCCGATCGTCGCAATTGTTATTGGCATGACCGATTCAGCGGCACTGTTAATTGAAGCCTTGGCCATGACCAATGATCAGGAGATGGCAGCAGCGATTTTATTTCTGGTAGCCCTGGTGGTTATATCGATGAATTTCATTACTGATATTGTTCTGGCAGCGGTCGATCCGCGTGTCCGTAATAGTGTACTTGGGTAA